In one Acidimicrobium ferrooxidans DSM 10331 genomic region, the following are encoded:
- the csrA gene encoding carbon storage regulator CsrA — protein MLVLTRKASQSIVIGTDIVITVLDVHRDQVRIGIEAPKSVDVHRQEVFEALQQANREAAESARVLTDPAHLEDSGPGAEA, from the coding sequence GTGCTAGTCCTGACACGCAAGGCGAGCCAGAGCATCGTGATCGGCACCGACATCGTCATCACAGTGCTCGATGTGCATCGAGATCAGGTGCGGATCGGGATCGAGGCGCCGAAATCCGTGGACGTCCACCGACAAGAAGTCTTCGAGGCGCTCCAACAGGCGAACCGTGAGGCCGCGGAGAGTGCTCGAGTACTCACAGATCCAGCGCATCTCGAGGATTCAGGCCCGGGAGCCGAGGCCTAG
- a CDS encoding chemotaxis protein CheA encodes MTGASPEELAEFLAESQENLDRFDRDVLALESDPSNRDAVASAFRAIHTLKGTCGFLGFGRLEGLAHDGESLLARVRDGAVRVDAAVADALLALEDAVRRSLDAIAATGDEDDEHWEELRARLVALAEQAHEAPRSVAGANAVVFAPAPSSGAPAELSSGPESQASVEGDVARGAEPDGKSGARPTLGETAVRVDVGLLDRLMNLVGELVLARNRVMQLAQSEGSAALAASTQQLSIIASELQEQVMKTRMQPIDTLFAKLPRVVRDLARELGREVELVLEGRDTELDRTIIEAIRDPMTHLIRNAIDHGIEPPDERRSQGKAAHGVLRIDAYHEGGSVIIDVSDDGRGIDLEAVRARALARGLVHADELARLGPREVAELIFVPGFSTATTVSAVSGRGVGMDVVKTNVESVGGSIDIDSDPGRGTRMRLRIPLTLAIIPALMVETHGQRFAIPQAALAELVRLELDGRHSLVEIVDHTPVLRRRDRLVPLLDLGAILGLAPPFPERGLDAVSVVILSAGATSFGIVVDRIVDTQEIVVKPLGQFVSQLQCYSGATILGDGRVALIVDVGGIAQLGGLAVERAHETTSESVGEAESEAEPVIVLAAGGTERLGVRLREIERLEEFALGAVEYVEGHEVVQYRGGVMRLVRLAHLVGLASQPARPDPINVIVAVDPAGQLVGLVVDEVLDMALAPVSRTHGAIVLDGKLVRVLELDALLERAGEVSHV; translated from the coding sequence ATGACCGGCGCTTCGCCAGAGGAGCTTGCGGAGTTCCTTGCGGAGTCACAGGAGAACTTGGACCGCTTCGATCGTGACGTACTCGCGCTCGAGTCGGACCCGTCCAACCGTGACGCGGTGGCCTCGGCCTTCCGCGCGATCCACACGCTGAAGGGCACATGCGGCTTCCTCGGCTTCGGCCGTCTCGAGGGGCTCGCGCATGACGGGGAGAGCTTGCTCGCACGGGTGCGCGACGGGGCGGTGCGAGTGGACGCCGCGGTAGCAGACGCGTTGCTGGCTCTCGAGGACGCGGTTCGCAGGAGTCTCGACGCCATCGCCGCCACCGGCGACGAGGACGACGAGCACTGGGAGGAGCTCCGCGCACGCTTGGTTGCGCTCGCGGAGCAGGCCCACGAGGCGCCGCGGTCGGTCGCGGGCGCGAACGCCGTCGTCTTCGCGCCAGCGCCATCGTCGGGCGCGCCTGCCGAGCTCTCGTCGGGACCCGAGTCGCAGGCGTCCGTCGAGGGCGACGTGGCGCGCGGCGCCGAGCCGGATGGGAAGTCTGGCGCTCGGCCGACACTCGGCGAGACCGCGGTGCGCGTGGACGTCGGGCTCCTCGACCGTCTCATGAACCTCGTTGGGGAGCTCGTGCTCGCGCGCAATCGGGTCATGCAGCTCGCCCAATCCGAGGGCAGTGCGGCGCTCGCAGCGAGCACGCAGCAGCTCAGCATCATCGCCTCCGAACTGCAAGAACAGGTCATGAAGACGCGCATGCAGCCGATCGACACCCTGTTCGCGAAGTTGCCTCGAGTCGTCCGCGACCTCGCCAGGGAACTCGGTCGCGAGGTCGAACTCGTCCTCGAAGGGCGCGACACCGAGCTCGACCGCACGATCATCGAGGCGATCCGCGATCCCATGACGCACCTCATCCGCAACGCCATCGACCACGGCATCGAGCCACCCGACGAGCGCCGGTCCCAGGGCAAGGCGGCCCATGGCGTCCTGCGCATCGACGCCTACCACGAGGGCGGGTCGGTGATTATCGACGTGAGCGACGACGGGCGAGGCATCGATCTCGAAGCCGTGCGGGCTCGTGCGCTCGCCCGCGGTCTCGTGCACGCCGACGAGCTCGCACGACTCGGGCCGCGGGAGGTGGCCGAGCTGATCTTCGTGCCCGGGTTCTCCACCGCGACGACCGTCAGTGCGGTGTCCGGCCGTGGCGTCGGCATGGACGTGGTCAAGACCAACGTCGAGAGCGTCGGCGGCAGCATCGACATCGACTCGGATCCGGGCCGAGGTACGCGGATGCGGCTGCGCATCCCGCTGACGCTCGCGATCATCCCGGCGCTCATGGTCGAGACGCACGGGCAGCGCTTCGCGATCCCGCAGGCGGCGCTTGCCGAGCTGGTGCGGCTCGAGCTCGATGGTCGGCACTCGCTGGTCGAGATCGTCGACCACACCCCCGTGCTCCGCCGACGCGACCGTCTGGTTCCGTTGCTCGACCTCGGAGCGATCCTCGGGCTTGCGCCGCCCTTCCCCGAGCGAGGACTCGATGCGGTGAGCGTGGTGATCTTGAGCGCTGGCGCCACGAGCTTCGGGATCGTCGTCGATCGGATCGTCGACACGCAAGAGATCGTGGTCAAGCCGCTCGGACAGTTCGTGAGCCAGCTCCAGTGTTACTCCGGGGCGACCATCCTCGGCGACGGGCGGGTCGCGCTCATCGTGGACGTTGGCGGGATCGCGCAGCTCGGCGGTCTCGCGGTGGAGCGTGCACACGAGACGACGTCCGAGTCGGTAGGGGAAGCCGAGTCCGAGGCTGAGCCCGTGATCGTCCTTGCTGCGGGCGGGACGGAGCGACTCGGGGTTCGTCTCCGCGAGATCGAGCGCCTCGAAGAGTTCGCGCTCGGCGCGGTCGAGTACGTTGAAGGGCACGAGGTCGTTCAGTATCGCGGTGGCGTCATGCGTCTCGTCCGCCTCGCTCACCTGGTCGGGCTGGCGTCCCAGCCTGCGCGCCCCGACCCGATCAACGTGATCGTGGCCGTTGATCCTGCTGGGCAGCTCGTCGGGCTCGTCGTCGACGAGGTGCTCGACATGGCGCTCGCCCCGGTGAGCAGGACGCACGGCGCGATCGTGCTCGACGGCAAGCTCGTCCGGGTCCTCGAACTCGACGCGCTGCTCGAGCGTGCGGGTGAGGTGAGCCATGTCTGA
- a CDS encoding chemotaxis protein CheW — protein MSEVSTLATFQVAHLRLALDVERVQEVLRRQEVTPVPLAPSSVEGLINLRGQIVTALDLADPLGVTESGTRETALIVRVGDELLALLVDDVGDVIEVPDEQRAPIPETLLPPLSDLAANVVVGADDVVVVLDLERLLGAFR, from the coding sequence ATGTCTGAGGTCTCGACGCTCGCGACCTTCCAGGTGGCCCATCTCCGGTTGGCGCTCGATGTCGAGCGCGTTCAGGAGGTTCTGCGCCGCCAGGAGGTCACGCCGGTGCCGCTGGCTCCGAGTTCGGTCGAGGGGCTCATCAATCTTCGAGGCCAGATCGTGACCGCACTCGACCTCGCCGACCCGCTGGGGGTGACCGAGTCCGGGACCCGCGAGACGGCGTTGATCGTCCGTGTGGGCGACGAGCTGCTCGCGCTGCTCGTCGACGACGTCGGCGACGTGATCGAGGTGCCCGACGAGCAGCGTGCACCGATCCCGGAGACGCTCCTCCCACCGCTGTCGGACCTCGCCGCCAACGTCGTCGTCGGCGCTGACGACGTGGTCGTCGTGTTGGACCTCGAGCGACTCCTCGGTGCGTTCCGTTGA
- a CDS encoding chemotaxis protein CheB, whose translation MRSLLVVDDSGVVRMMVRRWLLEACRDLEVVEASGGRAALELLEQRTVDLILLDVEMPDLDGLSVVRTLRVRGVRTPVVMFSTLTSRGTDVAVAALLAGASDVIAKPQASNQGAGRQALVERVCSLLAAEEELIVAAATQGVPASARVVEPATPRVGAGAPRIAHRVPWQAPAMRTSPTPRRQEVPTHRAAPPLTVLRPRRPQAPGLVVVASSTGGPQALASFLAGLGRVAVPTVCVQHMPASFLPLLAARLAEQLGSDVALAEDGEVARAGTVRLAAGGRHLIVTADRPDGSLRLGYVDQPPENSCRPSADVLFRSAAATGVRAMAVVLTGMGADGAKGAAAVAEAGGVVAIQDAASAVVWGMPGAVDALGVASVVAPPAELGDRVRRLVGMP comes from the coding sequence TTGAGGTCACTGCTCGTCGTCGACGACTCCGGCGTCGTGCGCATGATGGTGCGGCGCTGGCTGCTGGAGGCCTGTCGTGATCTCGAGGTCGTCGAAGCCTCGGGTGGTCGAGCTGCGCTCGAGCTCCTCGAGCAGCGCACCGTCGATCTGATCCTCCTTGATGTCGAGATGCCCGACCTCGACGGCCTGAGCGTGGTGCGCACGCTGCGCGTCCGGGGCGTTCGTACCCCGGTCGTGATGTTCTCGACCCTCACGAGTCGCGGCACCGACGTCGCGGTGGCGGCCCTTCTCGCCGGCGCAAGCGACGTCATCGCCAAGCCGCAGGCATCGAACCAGGGCGCGGGCCGTCAAGCGCTCGTGGAACGTGTCTGTTCGTTGCTGGCGGCCGAGGAGGAGCTCATCGTGGCCGCGGCAACCCAGGGCGTGCCTGCGTCGGCCCGGGTCGTCGAGCCCGCCACGCCGCGCGTGGGCGCGGGTGCCCCACGCATCGCACACCGCGTGCCGTGGCAGGCCCCGGCGATGCGCACGAGCCCAACACCGCGTCGTCAGGAGGTGCCGACCCATCGTGCGGCACCTCCGCTGACCGTCCTGCGCCCCAGACGGCCACAAGCCCCGGGCCTCGTCGTTGTGGCCTCATCGACCGGTGGACCCCAAGCGCTGGCTTCGTTCCTCGCGGGCCTCGGTCGAGTCGCGGTGCCGACGGTGTGCGTGCAGCACATGCCCGCCAGCTTCCTTCCGCTGCTCGCTGCCCGCCTCGCCGAGCAGCTCGGCTCGGACGTCGCCCTGGCCGAGGACGGTGAGGTCGCTCGCGCGGGCACCGTCCGACTCGCGGCTGGAGGCCGTCATCTCATCGTGACGGCGGATCGCCCTGACGGGAGCCTTCGGCTGGGCTACGTCGATCAACCACCGGAGAACTCCTGTCGCCCATCGGCGGACGTGCTGTTTCGCTCGGCCGCCGCGACCGGCGTGCGAGCGATGGCGGTCGTGCTCACGGGCATGGGGGCCGATGGGGCCAAGGGTGCTGCTGCCGTCGCCGAGGCGGGCGGTGTCGTCGCCATCCAGGACGCGGCGAGCGCTGTCGTCTGGGGGATGCCGGGTGCGGTCGATGCCCTCGGCGTGGCCAGCGTGGTTGCGCCGCCAGCCGAGCTCGGCGACCGCGTCCGTCGGCTGGTTGGCATGCCCTGA
- a CDS encoding CheR family methyltransferase has product MVDPGVFQRIRAFLRREIGVDLGADRAYLVETRLGSARSLGRWRSIDALTQAAEAGDLEARRRLVEALVTTETFFFRDSAAFDALRTRVLPELFEQRRGGTIAIWCAASSSGQEPYSIAILVASRFPSLRSRVRILATDVSEDMVERTRRGEYSAFEVQRGLEPRMLEQAFVPIAGGFAVRDEIRRMVEVRLLNLAQPFPSIGPFDVVFVRNVLIYVPPTDRPAILARVAERMRPGAYLVLGNGESVGPEVRAFERASDLRAPIYRRVDGVCRATQHLRDSRAAPSRGGGGATG; this is encoded by the coding sequence ATGGTCGATCCCGGCGTCTTCCAGCGCATTCGTGCGTTCCTGCGCCGCGAGATCGGTGTCGATCTGGGTGCGGATCGGGCCTATCTGGTCGAGACTCGCCTCGGTTCGGCGCGATCGCTCGGCCGTTGGCGCTCGATCGATGCGTTGACGCAGGCCGCGGAGGCCGGCGACCTCGAGGCGCGGCGTCGCTTGGTCGAGGCGCTCGTCACCACCGAGACGTTCTTCTTCCGAGACAGTGCGGCCTTCGACGCACTGCGGACGCGCGTCTTGCCTGAGCTGTTCGAGCAGCGCCGCGGTGGCACCATCGCGATCTGGTGCGCTGCGAGTTCGTCCGGCCAGGAGCCGTACTCGATCGCCATCTTGGTGGCGAGCCGATTTCCGTCACTGCGCTCGCGGGTGCGCATCCTCGCCACCGACGTCTCCGAGGACATGGTCGAGCGCACGCGGCGCGGGGAGTACTCCGCGTTCGAGGTGCAGCGCGGCCTGGAACCGCGGATGCTCGAGCAAGCCTTCGTCCCGATCGCCGGAGGGTTTGCCGTACGCGACGAGATCCGGCGCATGGTCGAGGTCCGTCTCCTCAATCTTGCCCAGCCGTTCCCGTCGATCGGGCCCTTCGACGTCGTCTTCGTCCGCAACGTGCTGATCTACGTGCCGCCAACGGACCGACCCGCCATCTTGGCACGCGTCGCAGAACGGATGCGGCCCGGCGCCTACCTCGTCCTCGGCAACGGTGAGTCGGTCGGCCCTGAGGTGCGCGCGTTCGAGCGCGCGAGTGACCTCCGGGCACCGATCTATCGTCGGGTCGACGGAGTTTGCCGAGCAACGCAGCATCTGCGAGACTCAAGGGCAGCGCCGAGCCGAGGAGGAGGGGGTGCCACGGGGTAG
- a CDS encoding GntR family transcriptional regulator codes for MPRGSVVPLSQSAYQSIRSAIVDLTLPPGSFFLDRDVADLVGASRTPIREALARLEVEGWVESVPRKGFRVSGVDLDEVSEMAEMVAGIEAAGCISLATEQDRVRTSLLRETNAQLGVFAEEGNVVAFLLHDDRFHRLTAAGGLGHRLTGSIYSLLIDQLHRARRLRPASPGDLLRHVEEHRLLIMSLELGDAEAAALICRGHRRRMVERLRTTIESLGREVVETTSMLVDAAGDETSSSASDEEAAVGDAARSDAKEPEEIIGQMSAEAAERSQRRRVRLGRRRRSEGG; via the coding sequence GTGCCACGGGGTAGCGTCGTGCCGCTTTCCCAGAGCGCGTACCAGAGCATCAGATCTGCCATCGTGGACCTGACGTTGCCACCGGGATCGTTCTTCCTGGATCGAGACGTCGCGGATCTGGTCGGTGCCTCTCGGACGCCGATTCGTGAAGCGCTCGCGCGTCTCGAGGTCGAGGGTTGGGTCGAGTCGGTGCCGCGCAAGGGCTTTCGCGTGAGCGGCGTGGACCTCGACGAGGTCAGTGAGATGGCCGAGATGGTGGCCGGGATCGAAGCGGCGGGCTGCATCAGCCTTGCCACCGAGCAAGATCGAGTGCGTACCTCGCTGCTCCGTGAGACCAACGCGCAGCTCGGCGTGTTCGCCGAGGAGGGCAACGTCGTGGCCTTCCTCCTCCACGACGACCGATTCCACCGACTCACCGCGGCGGGTGGGCTCGGTCATCGGCTCACCGGTTCGATCTACTCGCTCTTGATCGATCAACTCCATCGCGCGCGCCGACTGCGCCCCGCGTCTCCCGGTGACCTCCTGCGTCACGTCGAGGAGCATCGCCTGCTCATCATGTCGCTCGAGCTCGGTGATGCCGAGGCCGCGGCGCTGATCTGTCGGGGCCATCGTCGCCGCATGGTCGAGCGACTGCGCACGACGATCGAGAGCCTCGGACGTGAGGTGGTCGAGACGACCTCGATGCTGGTAGACGCCGCGGGTGACGAGACCTCGTCGAGCGCGAGCGATGAGGAGGCCGCGGTCGGTGACGCGGCGCGATCGGACGCCAAGGAACCCGAGGAAATCATCGGCCAGATGAGCGCTGAGGCCGCCGAGCGTTCGCAGCGTCGTCGGGTGAGGCTCGGGCGGCGACGCCGCAGTGAGGGAGGCTGA
- a CDS encoding response regulator: MKILVADDSRAMRMIVIRQLRHAGLDDAEFLQAENGFDALELVRREQPDLILSDWNMPEMNGLEFLQALRSEGSDTPFGFVTSEGTPDMIRMARSAGATFLIAKPFTPEGFRETLEGAGVFA, translated from the coding sequence GTGAAGATTCTGGTTGCGGACGACTCGCGGGCGATGCGCATGATCGTCATTCGACAGCTGCGTCACGCGGGGCTCGACGACGCCGAGTTCCTCCAGGCAGAGAACGGCTTCGACGCGCTCGAGCTGGTGCGGCGCGAGCAGCCCGATCTCATCTTGTCGGACTGGAACATGCCGGAGATGAACGGGCTCGAGTTCCTCCAGGCGCTTCGCTCCGAGGGCAGCGACACCCCGTTCGGCTTCGTCACGAGCGAGGGAACCCCGGACATGATCCGGATGGCTCGTTCGGCTGGGGCGACGTTCCTGATCGCCAAGCCGTTCACGCCCGAGGGATTCCGCGAGACGCTCGAGGGTGCGGGGGTCTTCGCGTGA
- a CDS encoding glycosyltransferase family 2 protein produces the protein MLVRVCDHERVGADGAAWVLVPGESVPPDQIAAAPAVVIVVEDALVDARSARRLVELASQGVVAVPRSPSVVGRGHVLLTTGDDVGTVEGREALAERVSKHFAGLTEDLELVPTLAVAVPGAWAARALDERWTTVHELFARLVDSRPAELAFDAVAVARRPVEGLVPAAPRRRPLVSACMIVRDEAVWLADAIDSLAGFADEVVVYDTGSTDATVDVARRHGARVIEGTWDDDFGAARNRSAADARGEWIVWLDADERLGGDLATARARLADPLAQWEGYSVRIRNLTGVGLTWADHFAMRLFRRAAGAWRGALHETVWSRDHARPLNAHPASELHLVHLGYLDVVMRQRGKGERNLRVASHNESASEPLEALVHEIRSRLLAGEHATVVALVEDRVLPAPPGPLRKLGLLAGFESALALGSFDVARTFVDALATQPDVPAAFALEASARLAATTGDLEGALRDLAGIDTRVEDVDGLVVDPERLAGLTARCLAGLGRFDEASDVVVAALARGTVDVDLREVVAWFDHANRPLADLESAIHPEQRQLIAASVLPAAELAERLFWAFVEANPACTVWLAAGELAARRVGGPVHERWRRLLADAGLVPSA, from the coding sequence ATGCTCGTTCGCGTCTGTGACCACGAGCGTGTGGGGGCCGACGGTGCGGCGTGGGTGCTCGTTCCTGGCGAGTCCGTCCCTCCCGACCAGATCGCTGCTGCGCCTGCCGTGGTCATCGTGGTCGAGGATGCGCTGGTCGATGCGCGGAGCGCGCGGCGTCTCGTCGAACTCGCGAGCCAGGGGGTCGTCGCGGTACCTCGCTCGCCGAGTGTCGTCGGCAGAGGACATGTCCTGCTCACGACCGGTGACGACGTCGGGACCGTCGAGGGTCGTGAGGCGCTCGCCGAACGAGTCTCGAAGCACTTTGCGGGCCTCACCGAGGACCTCGAGCTGGTGCCCACGCTCGCCGTGGCCGTGCCCGGCGCTTGGGCAGCGAGAGCGCTGGACGAACGTTGGACGACGGTCCATGAGCTCTTCGCGCGGCTCGTCGACTCACGGCCAGCCGAACTTGCGTTCGATGCCGTCGCGGTGGCGCGGCGTCCCGTTGAGGGGCTCGTGCCGGCTGCACCGCGGCGACGCCCCCTGGTGTCGGCCTGCATGATCGTGCGTGATGAGGCCGTGTGGCTCGCTGACGCCATCGATTCGTTGGCTGGCTTCGCGGACGAGGTTGTCGTCTACGACACCGGTTCGACCGACGCGACGGTCGATGTGGCTCGGCGTCACGGGGCTCGTGTGATCGAGGGCACGTGGGATGACGACTTCGGAGCGGCGCGCAACCGGAGCGCGGCGGACGCGCGCGGCGAGTGGATCGTTTGGCTGGACGCCGACGAGCGCCTCGGTGGCGATCTCGCCACGGCCCGGGCACGTCTCGCAGACCCGCTAGCGCAGTGGGAGGGCTACAGCGTCCGGATCCGCAACCTCACGGGTGTGGGGCTGACATGGGCGGATCACTTTGCGATGCGGCTCTTTCGCCGTGCGGCGGGCGCCTGGCGCGGAGCCTTGCACGAGACGGTCTGGTCGCGTGATCACGCTCGGCCGCTCAACGCGCACCCGGCGAGCGAGCTGCATCTCGTTCATCTCGGCTACTTGGACGTGGTGATGCGCCAACGGGGCAAGGGGGAGCGGAACCTTCGGGTTGCATCGCACAACGAGTCTGCGTCCGAACCGCTCGAGGCGCTCGTGCACGAGATCCGCTCACGGTTGCTCGCCGGTGAGCACGCCACGGTCGTTGCGCTGGTGGAGGACCGGGTCCTGCCGGCTCCTCCTGGGCCGTTGCGCAAGCTCGGACTGCTCGCTGGCTTCGAGAGCGCCCTCGCGCTGGGGAGCTTCGACGTCGCCCGTACCTTCGTCGACGCATTGGCCACGCAGCCCGATGTCCCAGCCGCCTTCGCGCTCGAGGCGAGCGCTCGGTTGGCCGCCACGACCGGCGACCTCGAGGGGGCCCTTCGCGATCTCGCCGGCATCGACACGCGCGTCGAGGATGTCGACGGTCTCGTGGTCGATCCCGAGCGCCTTGCCGGCCTCACCGCTCGCTGTCTCGCCGGGCTCGGCCGCTTCGATGAGGCGAGCGACGTCGTCGTCGCGGCGCTCGCGCGTGGCACGGTCGACGTCGATCTTCGCGAAGTCGTCGCCTGGTTCGACCACGCCAACCGACCACTCGCCGATCTTGAGTCCGCGATCCATCCCGAGCAGCGTCAGCTCATCGCGGCCTCGGTACTCCCCGCTGCGGAGCTTGCCGAGCGTCTCTTCTGGGCGTTCGTCGAGGCGAACCCCGCTTGCACCGTCTGGCTTGCCGCGGGCGAGCTGGCAGCGCGACGCGTCGGCGGCCCGGTCCACGAGCGGTGGCGTCGACTGCTCGCCGACGCCGGCCTCGTACCGAGTGCCTAG
- a CDS encoding Type 1 glutamine amidotransferase-like domain-containing protein yields MGLGTIVLVGGGEFGSRASFEATFATEAGGELLLVPTAAAFERPERAVERAQSVLGAAGVRVVELPLYERAQAFDPVLADMVRTARCLYLIGGSPFHLRGVLRATPILDALRATLDQGATVLASSAGAMVIGDPMVDPRGGALTVGLGMIPGLAVIPHADTWPRDLRSRTVRLAPPNVTVAEIDEETGLVVRGDGTLERVGVGTVRLLRQGHELAFDDVTLPLSDATTA; encoded by the coding sequence GTGGGGCTGGGAACCATCGTGTTGGTCGGGGGTGGCGAGTTCGGTTCGCGCGCGAGCTTCGAAGCGACGTTCGCCACCGAGGCAGGGGGCGAACTGCTGCTCGTCCCGACAGCGGCCGCCTTCGAGCGACCCGAACGCGCCGTCGAACGAGCCCAATCCGTACTCGGGGCAGCAGGGGTTCGCGTCGTCGAGCTACCGCTGTACGAGCGCGCTCAGGCCTTCGATCCGGTGCTCGCCGACATGGTTCGCACCGCGCGGTGCCTCTACCTCATCGGGGGCTCACCGTTTCACCTGCGAGGCGTGCTGCGCGCGACCCCGATCCTCGATGCACTGCGCGCCACACTCGATCAGGGGGCGACCGTCCTCGCCTCGTCGGCTGGGGCGATGGTCATCGGCGATCCCATGGTCGACCCACGTGGTGGCGCGCTCACGGTGGGGCTCGGGATGATCCCCGGTCTCGCCGTCATCCCGCACGCCGACACCTGGCCACGCGACCTACGAAGCCGCACGGTTCGTCTTGCTCCACCCAACGTCACGGTTGCCGAGATCGATGAAGAGACGGGCCTCGTCGTTCGAGGCGACGGCACCCTCGAGCGCGTCGGAGTCGGTACGGTGCGCCTCCTGCGTCAGGGCCATGAACTCGCATTCGATGACGTCACACTCCCCTTGAGCGACGCCACCACCGCCTGA
- a CDS encoding 3-hydroxyacyl-CoA dehydrogenase family protein, with translation MEGSDPPLSMPDPVRRLGVVGTGTMATGIIEVAARKAIDVVVWARSDQSASAVRERLQARLAREVARGVIAEQAAHEVGERVSITRAVDDLGGCEVIVESIVEALEPKRVLFAQLGSVTGPETVLASNTSTLGIGQLAQVTEHPERVCGLHFFNPVTRMELVEVVRGLETSPATIARATAFAVQLAKTPIEVEDEAGFVVNALLFPSINAAVRLVERGVASAEDVDRAMVLGANHPLGPLALADLVGLDVTVAILDRLWAATGDPALVPAPTLRRLVAAGRLGRKSGWGFYRYDGGDR, from the coding sequence ATGGAGGGCAGTGATCCACCCTTGTCGATGCCCGATCCCGTCAGGCGGCTCGGCGTCGTCGGTACGGGGACGATGGCGACCGGCATCATCGAGGTCGCCGCGCGAAAGGCCATCGACGTCGTCGTCTGGGCCCGCTCCGACCAGAGCGCGTCAGCGGTCCGGGAGCGCTTGCAAGCCCGGCTCGCGCGCGAGGTCGCTCGTGGCGTCATCGCTGAGCAGGCCGCCCATGAGGTCGGGGAGCGTGTCAGCATCACGCGTGCGGTGGATGACCTGGGTGGGTGCGAGGTCATCGTGGAGTCGATCGTCGAGGCGCTCGAGCCCAAGCGGGTTCTGTTCGCGCAGCTCGGCTCGGTGACCGGTCCCGAGACGGTGCTCGCCTCCAATACGTCCACCCTCGGCATCGGGCAGCTCGCCCAGGTCACCGAGCATCCCGAGCGTGTGTGTGGACTCCACTTCTTCAACCCCGTGACGCGCATGGAGCTCGTGGAGGTGGTCCGGGGTCTCGAGACGTCGCCCGCGACCATCGCTCGTGCGACTGCGTTCGCGGTGCAGCTCGCCAAGACGCCTATCGAGGTCGAGGACGAAGCCGGCTTCGTCGTCAACGCCTTGCTGTTCCCCTCGATCAACGCCGCAGTCCGCCTGGTGGAGCGTGGTGTCGCGAGTGCCGAAGACGTCGACCGCGCGATGGTGCTCGGCGCGAACCACCCTCTCGGACCGCTGGCCCTCGCCGATCTCGTGGGGCTCGACGTCACCGTCGCGATCCTCGATCGGCTCTGGGCGGCGACTGGAGACCCGGCGCTCGTGCCCGCGCCGACCCTTCGGAGGCTCGTCGCGGCGGGCCGGCTCGGTCGCAAGAGCGGGTGGGGTTTCTACCGTTACGACGGAGGGGATCGGTGA